The genomic segment GATCGGCGATCGAGAGGTTCCGGTGCAGGATGCCGAGGCCGCCCTGGCGGGCCATCGCCACGGCCATCCGCGACTCCGTGACGGTGTCCATCGCCGCGGAGAGCAGCGGGACGGCGACCTGGATGCGGCGAGTGAGCCTCGACGAGGTGTCGGCCTCGCTCGGGATCACGTCGGTATGACCCGGCAGCAGCATCACGTCGTCGTAGGTGAGTCCGAGAGTGCCGAACGGGTCGTTTTCCATGTGCTCCTCTTCCGCGCGCGGGGGTCCATCCCGCCCGCTCACGCGCGCGAGGGCCTGTCGACGATTGTAACGGCCCCCTGGGGTCAGCTATTCCTCGGCGGCGGACGTTGTAGACGCGTGACAACATCGATGAAGCACCGAAACACGGTCGACACAATTCGGGGATAACGTAACCTGTCATCCACTACCGGAAAGGCGCATCGAAGACGCTGCGCACAGTCCTGAAGGGCAGAACTTGACGACACTCACCGTGCCGCACAGAAACCGACGGCCGAGGCTCTCCCGACATCTGGTCGCCGGAGTCCTCCTCGCCGTCGTCGCGCTCCTCGGAGTCCTGATGTTCACATCGGGCCCCGCGTCGGCGTCGACCACCACCGACACCTCGTGCACCCCGGATGCGACGACCGGCTGCATCCAGGGGACCATCAAGCAGTCGACGGGCGACCCCGCGGTCGGCGTCGAGCTGCAGGTCACCGGAGGCACGCTCGACGAGACCGTCACGACCGACGACAGCGGTCGCTGGTCCATCGCGATCACCGAGGCGGGCTCGTACACGGTCGAGCTCGACGTCGACACGCTGCCCGATGGTCAGTCGCTCGACCCGAGCTCGACGAACCCCGCCACCGTGGAGGCCGCGCTCAACAAGAACACCGGGCGCATCTTCAAGCTGGCCGGCGCCGCGGGAGACGCAGGGGCGGGGACGACCCAGCAGCCGAACCCCGCCACCGCGACGACCGGGGTGTCCTGGGAGCGCTTCCTGCAGCAGGCCGCGTCGGGTCTCCGCCTCGGCCTCCTGCTCGCGCTGGCGTCGGTGGGCCTCTCGCTCATCTACGGAACGACCGGGCTGTCGAACTTCGCGCACGGCGAGCAGGTGACGCTCGGCGGCATCCTCGCGTACGTGTTCGCGAACCTGCTGGGCTGGAACCTGATCCTCGCGGCGGTGGTCACGGTGATCATCTGCGCGGCGACCGGATACATCCAGGACTGGTTGATCTGGTCGCGCCTGAGAAAGCGCGGCATGTCGAACATGCAGATGATGATCGTCACCATCGGTCTGTCGCTGGCGCTGCAGTACACGTTCCAGTTCTTCATCGGAGCGGGCACCGTGCGCATCGACCGGTCGAACCCGGAGACGGTGCAGCTCGGCCCGATCGTGCTGACGCAGCAGTCGCTGTGGGCGATGCTGATCGCGGTGCTGGTGATCGCGCTCGTCGGCTTCTTCCTGCTGCGCACCCGCATCGGCCGCGCGACGCGCGCCGTGTCCGACAACCCGGCGCTGTCCGCCGCATCCGGCATCAACGTCGACGGCATCATCCGGCTGGTCTGGACGGCCGCGGCGGGCCTCGCGGGTCTGGCCGGCATCATGCTCGGCCTGGTGCTCAACGGCATCAGCTGGCAGACGGGTCTGCAGCTCCTGCTCCTGATGTTCGCCGCGGTGACCCTCGGCGGCCTCGGCACGGCGTTCGGCGCCCTCGCCGGTGCGCTCATCATCGGCATGGTGGTGGAGCTGACCAACCTCGTGCTCCCTGGCGACTTCAAGTACGCCACGGCGCTCCTCATCCTGATCCTGGTCCTGCTGTTCCGGCCTCAGGGCATCTTCGGCCGCCGCGAGCGGATCGGCTAGGAAGGGCAGATCATGAACGAATTCATGGGAACGATCAACGCGATCCTGCAGTCGGCGATCTCGCCCGGCACGGCCGCCTTGGCCATCGCGGCCATCGGCCTGAACATCCACTTCGGATACACGGGCCTGCTCAACATGGGCCAGGCCGGCTTCATGCTCGTCGGCGCATACGCCTTCGCGATCTCGATCATCAGCGGGCTGCCGCTGTGGCTGGCGGTCATCATCGCGATCGCCGCGGCCACCCTGTTCGCCCTCATCCTGGGCGTGCCCACGCTCAAGCTGCGCGGCGACTACCTCGCGATCGTGACGATCTCGGCCGCGGAGATCATCCGCATGGTCGGCCGCTCGTCGCTGCTCACCGACATCACCGGCGGCTCGAACGGCCTGGTCGGCAACAGCTACCGCGACCCGTTCACCGCACTGTCCCCGCTCGGCGACGGGCAGAGCGGCTTCGGTCCGTGGAACTACGACAACACGGGATCCGACGGCTGGTGGATCCGCATCGTCGCCTGGGCGCTCGTCGCGCTGTTCAGCGTGCTGGTGTGGCTGCTCATGCGGAGCCCCTGGGGCCGCGTCCTCCGCGGCATCCGCGAGGACGAGGATGCGGTGCGCGCCCTCGGCAAGAACGTCTACTCGTACAAGATGCAGGCGCTCATCCTCGGTGGCGTGCTCGGCGCGATCGCCGGTGTCGTCTACATCCTCCCCGCCTCGCTGCAGGCGGACAGCATGGGCCGCTCGATGACGTTCTTCATCTGGACGGCGCTGCTGCTGGGTGGCGCGGCCACGATCTTCGGGCCCATCCTCGGTTCGATCATCTTCTTCGCGCTGCGACTGCTGGTGCAGGGCCTGGCCGGACAGTTCGTGCCGGCGAGCGTCATGACGTCGCAGCAGACGGAGCAGTTCTCCTGGATCCTGATCGGCATCACGCTGATGCTGGTCGTGATCTTCCGCCCACAGGGCATCCTGGGTAACAAGAAGGAGCTGAGCTTCAATGCCCGATGAGACCCTCTCCCCCGCTCCCGCGGCCTCGGTCGCCGAAGCCGCCAGGGCGTCGCTCGCCGACGTCGACGGCGTCCCCGGCGCGGCCAAGCACGACCCGATCCTCGTGGTCGACAACGTGGTGCGCCGCTTCGGCGGCATGACCGCGGTCGACGTCGACCACCTCGAGGTGCAGCGAGGCGTGATCACCGCCCTGATCGGGCCGAACGGTGCCGGCAAGACGACGTTCTTCAACCTGATCACGGGCTTCGACAAGCCCAGCTCCGCTCCGCGCCTCATCGGCGGCCCTTCCTCGGACAAGGCGGCGAAGTGGCGGTTCGACGGCCGTTCGCTCGGCTCCACGGGCGCCGCGAAGGTGGCCAAGCAGGGCATGGTGCGCACCTTCCAGCTCACCAAGGCGCTCAGCCGCATGACCGTGATGGACAACATGCTCCTCGGCGCCCGCGACCAGCCGGGCGAGAACATCTTCGCCTCCGTGGTGAAGCCGCTCTGGTCCGGGCGCGAGCGGGAGATCACCGCCAAGGCCGAGGAGCTGCTGCGGCGCTTCAAGCTCTACGAGAAGAAGGACGACCTCGCGGGGAGCCTCTCCGGCGGCCAGAAGAAGCTGCTCGAGATGGCGCGCGCGCTGATGAGCGACCCCAAGATGATCATGCTCGACGAGCCCATGGCGGGTGTGAACCCGGCGCTGACGCAGTCGCTGCTCGGACACATCCAGTCGCTGCGCGACGAGGGCATGACCGTGCTCTTCGTCGAGCACGACATGCACATGGTCCGTCACATCTCCGACTGGGTCGTCGTCATGGCCGAGGGCCGTGTCGTGGCCGAGGGCCCGCCCGGCACCGTGATGCAGGACCAGGCCGTCATCGACGCCTACCTCGGTGCGCACCACAACACCGACCTCGGTGACGACTCGCTGCTGAGCGACGAGGTCGCCGAGACCCTCGCGGCCGAGATCGCCGAAGAGGACAAGAAGCTCGAGGAAGAGGAGAAGCGATGAGCATGGCCGCTGCGGCGCCTGCCGCCGAGCCGGTGATGAAGGCTACCGACCTGGTCGCCGGCTACGTCCCCGGCGTCAACATCCTCAACGGCTGCGACCTCGAGGTGTACCCCGGGGAGCTGATCGGCATCATCGGGCCCAACGGCGCGGGCAAGTCGACGCTGCTGAAGGCGCTGTTCGGCCTCGTGACCATCCGGTCCGGATCCGTCACCCTCGACGGGCGTGACATCACCGGTCTCAAGGCGAACAAGCTGGTGCAGGCGGGCGTGGGCTTCGTCCCGCAGACGAACAACGTCTTCCCCTCGCTCACCATCGAGGAGAACCTGCAGATGGGTCTCTTCCTGCGCCCGAAGCGGCTCAAGGAGCGCCTGGAGTACATCTACGACCTCTTCCCCGTGCTCGGCGAGCGCCGAGGACAGCGGGCCGGGTCGCTGTCGGGTGGTGAGCGCCAGTCGGTGGCGATGGCCCGGGCGCTGATGATGGACCCGTCCGTCCTCCTCCTCGACGAGCCCTCCGCGGGTCTGTCGCCGGTGCGCCAGGACGAGACCTTCATCCGCACCCGCAGGATCAACAAGACCGGCGTGACGATCATCATGGTCGAGCAGAACGCTCGCCGCTGCCTGCAGATCTGCGACCGCGGCTACGTGCTCGACCAGGGCCGCAACGCCTACACCGGCACCGGACGCGAGCTGGCCGACGACCCGAAGGTCATCGAGCTCTACCTCGGTACCCTCGCCGCCGACGTGGAGGCCGCCGAGGCCGACACGACGGGCCCGAACGCCCCCGGCGCCATCTAGCCCGTCCGTCCCCTCCGGCGCTGTCGCGCCCCCGCAGAAGGCCCCCGCTCCGCGGGGGCCTTCTCGCGTCCCCGCCCCACCCGCTCGTTCCTCCCGTCCGCGCTGGCGCCGGCACACGTGCTCCCTCGCGCCTGCCCGGGCCAACTCCGGAGATTCGGGCGCTGACGAGCCAACTCCGGACTTCCGGCGGCGTGTCCCGGCGAATCTCCGGAGTTGGCCCAGCGAGCGATGGCTCGTCCGGCCGAGGAGCGCCCCGCGCCCGCGCGCACGCGCGGGGCGGGGACGGGACGCAGAAGGGCGGGGCGGCCGAAGCCGCCCCGCCCGGGGGTGCTGATCAGGCGATCAGGTCAGTACGAGGTCTGTCCCTCGATGGCCTGCTGCCAGACCGGCTTGTTGTTCTCGTCGAACTTGTAGATGCCGATGAAGGCGCTCGACGGCTCGTTCTTCTCGTTGAACGGGCCGATGCCGGACGGTCCCTTGTAGTGGATGTCCTTGCCGTCGGCGATCAGCTTCGCGCAGTCGGCGAAGTTGTCGCACTCCTCGCCGCCGTTCGCACCGGAGACCGCTGCGAGGTTGGCCTGCACGTCGGCGGAGACGTTCGACTTCGCCTTCACCGCGGCCAGGGCCGCGAGGGTGGTGGCGTCGTAGGACTCAGCGGCGTACGAGTAGTCCTCGAGGTCGCCGTTCTGGACCGACTTGTACCAGTCGACCAGGCGACC from the Cnuibacter physcomitrellae genome contains:
- a CDS encoding branched-chain amino acid ABC transporter permease yields the protein MFTSGPASASTTTDTSCTPDATTGCIQGTIKQSTGDPAVGVELQVTGGTLDETVTTDDSGRWSIAITEAGSYTVELDVDTLPDGQSLDPSSTNPATVEAALNKNTGRIFKLAGAAGDAGAGTTQQPNPATATTGVSWERFLQQAASGLRLGLLLALASVGLSLIYGTTGLSNFAHGEQVTLGGILAYVFANLLGWNLILAAVVTVIICAATGYIQDWLIWSRLRKRGMSNMQMMIVTIGLSLALQYTFQFFIGAGTVRIDRSNPETVQLGPIVLTQQSLWAMLIAVLVIALVGFFLLRTRIGRATRAVSDNPALSAASGINVDGIIRLVWTAAAGLAGLAGIMLGLVLNGISWQTGLQLLLLMFAAVTLGGLGTAFGALAGALIIGMVVELTNLVLPGDFKYATALLILILVLLFRPQGIFGRRERIG
- a CDS encoding branched-chain amino acid ABC transporter permease, with the translated sequence MNEFMGTINAILQSAISPGTAALAIAAIGLNIHFGYTGLLNMGQAGFMLVGAYAFAISIISGLPLWLAVIIAIAAATLFALILGVPTLKLRGDYLAIVTISAAEIIRMVGRSSLLTDITGGSNGLVGNSYRDPFTALSPLGDGQSGFGPWNYDNTGSDGWWIRIVAWALVALFSVLVWLLMRSPWGRVLRGIREDEDAVRALGKNVYSYKMQALILGGVLGAIAGVVYILPASLQADSMGRSMTFFIWTALLLGGAATIFGPILGSIIFFALRLLVQGLAGQFVPASVMTSQQTEQFSWILIGITLMLVVIFRPQGILGNKKELSFNAR
- a CDS encoding ABC transporter ATP-binding protein; this encodes MPDETLSPAPAASVAEAARASLADVDGVPGAAKHDPILVVDNVVRRFGGMTAVDVDHLEVQRGVITALIGPNGAGKTTFFNLITGFDKPSSAPRLIGGPSSDKAAKWRFDGRSLGSTGAAKVAKQGMVRTFQLTKALSRMTVMDNMLLGARDQPGENIFASVVKPLWSGREREITAKAEELLRRFKLYEKKDDLAGSLSGGQKKLLEMARALMSDPKMIMLDEPMAGVNPALTQSLLGHIQSLRDEGMTVLFVEHDMHMVRHISDWVVVMAEGRVVAEGPPGTVMQDQAVIDAYLGAHHNTDLGDDSLLSDEVAETLAAEIAEEDKKLEEEEKR
- a CDS encoding ABC transporter ATP-binding protein; translated protein: MSMAAAAPAAEPVMKATDLVAGYVPGVNILNGCDLEVYPGELIGIIGPNGAGKSTLLKALFGLVTIRSGSVTLDGRDITGLKANKLVQAGVGFVPQTNNVFPSLTIEENLQMGLFLRPKRLKERLEYIYDLFPVLGERRGQRAGSLSGGERQSVAMARALMMDPSVLLLDEPSAGLSPVRQDETFIRTRRINKTGVTIIMVEQNARRCLQICDRGYVLDQGRNAYTGTGRELADDPKVIELYLGTLAADVEAAEADTTGPNAPGAI